In Chryseobacterium sp. C-71, the genomic window AATACAACCGCAGATCCTATCAATCAAAATAATCCTAATAACACTCCAGGCGGGAGTGGTGGTGGAACTACGGGTCCCACAATTACAGGTCCAAGAATTTTGCATAAAATTATTGTCAATAACGAAACCAATCAGGAATTTGTAACCACAGGAAATGTTTTAGAAAAAGCAATCTTTAAAGAAGCAAGTGGGCCTACTTCATTTCTTGTAGGAAATGTAACGTATACTTCAGGAAAAATTACAAAAGTGAAATTCGGGCAGGAAGTCAATGGCGCTCCTGCAAATACTTTAAACTATGAATTTAATATCACTTACGATTCAAGCGGTAAAATCAATTATACGACTTGTAATACAAGCTTAGGAACTATGCCTACTTTCAACAGTGAGTATACCTATACATACGATGGCTCCGGAAAAATGACCAAAATTGTTGAGAAGAAAAAATCTGGAACTACTTACACTCATTTTACCAATTATAATTTTACCAATACAGGTGATAATATAACAAAAATGGTCACAGAAGCTGGAATTACAAATGCGGCGGGTACTCCAGATTTATCTGCTGTAGTTTTAACTACCACTTATAATTACACAAATTATGATGTTAAGATCAATCCTTATATTACACTACCAAGAACTTTCTTTGTGATGTGGAGTTTGGTGCATCCTATTAACTTCCCTTCGCTATCTGCTAATAATTTGAAGAGTTTCAATATTGTCTTTCCATCTCCTCCCGGTTCCGGTATACCCGCTCAGGTAATACCAGGCGATTATACTTATCTTTATGATTCTATGAATTACCCTACTTCAGATCAAACCCAAGCTCAAAAGTATGTTTACAAGGCTTTGTAAACTAGCTGTGAATGATACTTTAATAGGGATTTAAATAAAAATAAGCTTTTGATTCAAAAAATAATTCAATTTAAATTTTTAAAATTATCATTGCTGGTATTCGTATCAGCAATGATGATTTCTTGTAAAAAGACAGAACAGAGTACGATTGGAGATCTAAAAGAACCCCTCAATGATTCTGAAGGATATTTCAAAGGAATCATTAGGCTAGAAGAGAAAGATGTGCTTGGAACGCACTCTGATATCGTCTTAACGTTCAATGGCAATGATGTGAAAAGAGAAGTGACAGAAAAACTTTTTAAAAATATTTCTTATGGAATGATTTACAGAAACGGGCAAGATTCTGTGGATTATTTCTATACAAAAGATCAAAAATCCTGGCATGCTTCGATTGCAAAAAAAGATTTCCAGAAATGGGTTCAGGAATTGGAAAAACCAATTGTTGATCCTGAAAATATAGGGAGTACAAGTCTTGCGGCGCAACCCCCGTTTGGGATTATATTTCAATACTTCGACAGTTCCGGAAAAAATGTCGTTTCTACAATTACGAGTTCGCCTCTCAAAAATTATTCTGCTGTAAAATGTCAGACTTTTTTAGTTCCAGACGATAAATCTTGTAATGTCTGGTACAGTGATGCGATAAAAATTCGTCCTGAGATTTTAGAAATTATTGAGCATAATCAGCCGAAAACAATCAAAACTTTGGCACTTCAGGTAGAATATTTTTCACCAAAATCTTCCGGTGAAAAAAATACTTTAGATAAAGTTTTTGATAAAGTCAATAAGGTTCTTGTGAAGACCGACAAAAAAATACATTTAAATGATATAAGTTCTAATAATCAAGTATCAATTGAGTTACCAAAAAATAGTGAAAAGGTTTCTCCAAATAGTTTAAATGAAATTATTTATCCTGCTGAGGAAAGTGACGGAAACAGTAGTGGGGGAGGACATCACCATCATGATATTTTCTAATATTGATGTTTAAGTCAGATAGATTTTAGTAATAAAAGATTAGAAAACAATCTTCTACTACAACATATTGAAAAATGACAGAGTATTTTTCAGGATTATATTGGAATCAATATTTGAGTACCAATTTTTTTAAGTTTTCACTATTATTTTGCGATAATATAAAGTAAAACGCAATTTTTATTCAAAAAAAAATTATATTTGTGGAAAAATAAATAATCCCTTCGGAAATGAAACAACTTTTCTATTTTATTTTACTTGTAGCTGGCATCTCGTCTGTTCATTCTTGTAAAGACCTGACTGATGAAGAAGGTAACCCTTTAATTGACTTGAATCAGAATAGTGGTTTTAATGGTCCTAGAGCTTTGTTCAGAGAAGTTACAGACTCAGATACATTGGCAGAATACCGTTACAATGGTCTCCTTTTATCTAATGTGATCACAGAAAAAAACTCTATAACCAATGTGATGTGGAGTGGTGATAAAATCAGCCAGATAACTTTCAACGGACATTTAGATCTTGATAACGATGGAACGATTGATGATGATAGTATTGTCTACACTCAGTTGTTTACATATGGAAATTTAGGAAGACTGACGATTATCTCAGAAAACAGAGTTTCTTATAAAAGAACACCTCCTGTTCCGCCGTCAACTACGCCTGGTCCTTATTTAGTAGATAAAAGAATAAAATCAATTTATAATTTAACGTATAGTTCTACTACTGGAAAATTTGCCGGAATTACAATGAAAAGTGGTGAAGATATGCCGGGAGTTCCTTACGTAGATCAAAATTACAGCAAAACAGCGTATACTTATTTTGGGGATAATGTTTCAAAATCAGAAGTGAGCAGTGGTGCAATTAATGCTGGAGTAGAAGGTCCGGTTACTGAAAAGTACGGATATGAGTTTTTAAACTACGATACTCAAATCAGTCCTTTTACATTACTTCCTTTTGCTTATAAAGTATCTAGAATTATTTCAGAAGAGGCAGGTGATGTTGAAGCATTTATACTTTCACCGAACAGTCCGAAAAGAATTTCTATCACAGATTTGATGATGCCGATTCCGACTCCTGTAATCTTTTCAACAGCTTACAGATATGATGCTCAAACATATATGACACAGGGATTCAGTGTTAATTATATCTACAAGCCTTTATAAAGAATATCTTTAAAAAAAATATTTAAACTCAATTCTTCACAGGATTGAGTTTTTTATTTAATATCTCTTAATTTTGCAAAAAATTTCTCATGAAATATTTAATTGTCGGTCTTGGCAACAAAGGTCCGGAATATGAAAATACACGTCATAATATTGGTTTTAAAGTAGCTGAAAAAATTGCAGAAACTCTGGATGTCTCTTTTAATACCACAAATTTTGGCTGGATGGCTGAAGGGAAATATAAGGGCAGAAAAGTTTTTGTACTTAAGCCTGATACCTACATGAATCTATCAGGAAATGCGGTGAAATTCTGGATGCAGAAAGAAAATATTCCGTTAGAGAATGTGATGATTGTTACTGATGATTTGGCTTTGCCATTCGGAACTTTAAGAATGAAAATGAAAGGTTCTGATGCCGGACATAATGGTCTGAAAAGTATTCATGAAAGTTTACAGACACAGAATTACGCAAGACTTCGTTTCGGAATTTCTGCCGAGTTTTCTGAAGGAAGACAGGTAGATTACGTATTGGGAACCTGGAATGAAGAAGAATCTGCAAAACTGGGAGAGAGAATTGAAAAGTTTTCTAAGGCTTGTCTGTCATTCGTTTTTGCAGGAATTGGGAATACGATGTCGGCATTCAACGGTAAATGATTTTATCTAAGTAAGAATTGATTCGGAATAATCCGAAAAAAAACGCCGGGAGCAAAGCTCCCGGCGTTCATATTATTTACGCTGTAAGATTATAACCAAGTTACAACACCGGTTTCTACATCATAATTCGCTCCTACGATTTTGATTTTTCCTTCTTCCTCAAGTCTTCTCAATGTAGAGCTTTGTTTACGGATGTCGTCAATCGCATTTTTAACGTTATGCTGATTCAATCTTTCAAGAAGTTCTAAGTTTGCTGAAGAACGCTCTTCACCATCGTTGATAATTGTTTTGATGATAGGGTCGAAGT contains:
- the pth gene encoding aminoacyl-tRNA hydrolase: MKYLIVGLGNKGPEYENTRHNIGFKVAEKIAETLDVSFNTTNFGWMAEGKYKGRKVFVLKPDTYMNLSGNAVKFWMQKENIPLENVMIVTDDLALPFGTLRMKMKGSDAGHNGLKSIHESLQTQNYARLRFGISAEFSEGRQVDYVLGTWNEEESAKLGERIEKFSKACLSFVFAGIGNTMSAFNGK